The stretch of DNA CAACAGAAAGCCACCTTATACATCCTGGATGAACCCACCACGGGTTTACACTTTAGAGAGGTGGATCTGCTTATGAAAGTCCTTCACAAGCTGATCGAATCCGGAGGCAGTGTTGTCGTCGTAGAACACAATTTGGATGTTATCCGGGGTTCTGATTATGTGATTGACCTGGGACCTGAAGCGGGTCACAAAGGCGGAAATATAGTCGCCCAAGGTTCTCCAGAAGATATTATGGCTGTTAAAAAAAGCCTCACCGGCCAATATCTAAAGCGCTACGTAAGTGGCCAAAGCGACTCGGAAAAACGGAAGTAGAATGTTAGTTGAAATTAAGAAGCTTACGGCAGAATTAAAACCCTACAAAAAGTCGATCATCATCATCGCTATCACCGGGGTTATTTACGCTGTCGCATCCGCGCGTATTGCGCTGATGACCAAATCTCTTTTTGATTCTTTGTCGGCAAATAAGCACGACGAAATCATCCGCCTGGTTCCTATCGCCTTGGGTTTAGCTTTTTTGACAGGTATCAGTCGTTATTTTCATATTTACCTTATGAACTACATCGCTGAATGTGTCGTGCAAAGCATTCGCCAAAAGCTACAGCAAAAGTTTATGCGCTTAAATTTAAGCTTTCATAATACTTATGCTGCGGGCTCTGGTGGTTTGATCAGCCGTATCTTAAATGACATGCGTGTGATTCAAGATGGTTTACGCGTTGTTGCCGATGTGTTCCTGCACCCTTTGCTTTTTGTTTTTCTTTTGGGAAATTTGTTTTACATCGATTGGAAACTCACACTGGCCACTTTTGTCATGATTCCGGTCATTGGTGGAATCTTGAAATCGGTTTCTCGCAGCATGCGTAAGTATATCCCGCAAGAACGCGATGCCATGGAATACATGACCTCCACCATCAAAGAGAGCTTAGACGGCGTTCGCATCATCCAGTCCTTTAATCTTGAAAAAGATATGGCGGATCGTCTTATCAAAGACTCTGATAAATATTTATCTATTCGTAAAACGGTCTATAAACGTCAAGAAGCCGCGGGGCCAGCGACAGAATTTATTGCCACAGCTATTGTTCTTTGCGTTTTACTTTACACTAGTTACGAAGTCGCCGCCGGCCGCGCAACCCCGGGAACATTTATTGGGTTTATCACTTCCCTTTTGATGTTGAACCAGCCTATCAAACGCTTTCAAGAGGCGTATGTTCGCATCCAGGAAGTCATCATCTCAGTACAGCGAATTTTTTCTATCATTGATGACCCGTCTGAGGTTCCTGAAAAACCTGATAACAAACCTTTCCCAAGTGATTGGAAAAAGATCGTCTATCGCAACGTCAGCTT from Bdellovibrio bacteriovorus encodes:
- a CDS encoding ABC transporter ATP-binding protein, with protein sequence MLVEIKKLTAELKPYKKSIIIIAITGVIYAVASARIALMTKSLFDSLSANKHDEIIRLVPIALGLAFLTGISRYFHIYLMNYIAECVVQSIRQKLQQKFMRLNLSFHNTYAAGSGGLISRILNDMRVIQDGLRVVADVFLHPLLFVFLLGNLFYIDWKLTLATFVMIPVIGGILKSVSRSMRKYIPQERDAMEYMTSTIKESLDGVRIIQSFNLEKDMADRLIKDSDKYLSIRKTVYKRQEAAGPATEFIATAIVLCVLLYTSYEVAAGRATPGTFIGFITSLLMLNQPIKRFQEAYVRIQEVIISVQRIFSIIDDPSEVPEKPDNKPFPSDWKKIVYRNVSFTYGKEMILKNVNLEINRGEVVALVGASGSGKSTIVNLLERFFDATSGEILIDDINIQDLNLKDLRRNVALVTQDVFLFSDTIEKNIWAGDYSRDVKDVISMAKLANANDFIMKMPHGYQSRVGDRGNLLSGGEKQRISIARAMFKDAPLLILDEATSALDTASEIEVQKGLDHLMEGRTALVIAHRLSTIQKADKIVVLRQGEIVEVGSHQDLLANKNEYFRFHSLQHT